A genomic window from Micromonospora ferruginea includes:
- a CDS encoding GNAT family N-acetyltransferase, protein MRLEKVTPDNYEAALALSVRPDQDDLVAPVVKSLAEAYVFPEHAWPRLVYDGDRLVGFLMAFFDIAWNDDPDDVRAGLWRLNIAADTQGRGYGRYAVEAVCEEIRSRGGDRAYVTWEPRPGGPEEFYLKLGFRPTGEQSGGQTVAVRDLQTGPRCRPGLA, encoded by the coding sequence ATGCGGCTGGAGAAGGTCACCCCCGACAACTACGAGGCGGCACTCGCCCTGTCGGTACGCCCCGACCAGGACGATCTGGTGGCGCCGGTGGTCAAGTCGCTGGCCGAGGCGTACGTGTTCCCGGAGCACGCCTGGCCCCGGCTCGTCTACGACGGGGACCGGCTGGTCGGCTTCCTCATGGCGTTCTTCGACATCGCCTGGAACGACGACCCGGACGACGTGCGCGCCGGCCTCTGGCGGCTGAACATCGCCGCCGACACCCAGGGCCGGGGCTACGGCCGGTACGCCGTCGAGGCCGTGTGCGAGGAGATCCGCTCCCGGGGCGGCGACCGGGCGTACGTCACCTGGGAGCCCCGCCCCGGCGGCCCGGAGGAGTTCTACCTGAAGCTGGGCTTCCGGCCGACCGGCGAGCAGAGCGGCGGCCAGACCGTCGCCGTCCGGGACCTGCAGACCGGTCCCCGGTGTCGGCCCGGGCTGGCATGA
- a CDS encoding SDR family NAD(P)-dependent oxidoreductase, translating into MRTWFITGASRGLGRAFADAALDRGDRVVAAARTVTRDDFDAGHGDRLLTLTLDVTDRAAVLAAVATAVDHVGRLDIVVNNAGTMSMGMIEEFTEAEARAQFEVNLFGSLWVSQAVLPHLRAHRSGHLVQISSIAALGGFPSTGLYSASKFALEGMSEALAAEAAAFGVKVSIVQPGGYWTDLYRNISATTPMDAYAPLRAELERQWAEGSVDSEPRLAAEALLRLVDSDDPPLRLLLGSMVYDLAFDITRRRMDTWAGWERVSRAAEHATPAPGTAG; encoded by the coding sequence ATGCGCACCTGGTTCATCACCGGCGCCAGCCGCGGCCTGGGCCGCGCGTTCGCCGACGCCGCGCTCGACCGAGGTGACCGGGTCGTCGCCGCGGCCCGGACCGTCACCCGTGACGACTTCGACGCCGGGCACGGCGACCGGCTGCTGACCCTGACCCTCGACGTCACCGACCGGGCCGCCGTCCTCGCCGCCGTGGCCACCGCCGTCGACCACGTCGGCCGGCTCGACATCGTCGTCAACAACGCCGGCACCATGTCCATGGGCATGATCGAGGAGTTCACCGAGGCGGAGGCGCGCGCCCAGTTCGAGGTCAACCTGTTCGGCTCGCTGTGGGTCAGCCAGGCCGTGCTGCCGCACCTGCGCGCCCACCGGTCCGGCCACCTCGTGCAGATCTCCAGCATCGCCGCGCTCGGTGGCTTCCCGAGCACCGGCCTGTACAGCGCGAGCAAGTTCGCCCTGGAGGGCATGAGCGAGGCCCTGGCCGCGGAGGCGGCGGCGTTCGGCGTCAAGGTCAGCATCGTGCAGCCGGGCGGCTACTGGACCGACCTCTACCGCAACATCAGCGCGACCACGCCGATGGACGCGTACGCGCCACTCCGCGCCGAGCTGGAGCGACAGTGGGCGGAAGGCTCGGTCGACAGCGAGCCCCGGCTGGCCGCCGAGGCCCTGCTGCGACTCGTCGACAGCGACGATCCGCCGCTGCGGCTGCTGCTCGGCAGCATGGTGTACGACCTGGCGTTCGACATCACCCGCCGGCGGATGGACACCTGGGCCGGCTGGGAGCGGGTCAGCCGCGCCGCCGAGCACGCGACGCCCGCTCCCGGCACGGCCGGCTAG
- a CDS encoding PP2C family protein-serine/threonine phosphatase has product MARPHRGTAAPGAPVVPRAGAGLHGGLPPGERLRVLLVEDDEGDAFLVGELLAETNSMIDLLVATSLSEARQRVMGVDCVLLDLGLPDAQGLDGLRRVLEMASGAAVCVLTGRSDEHLGIVAVAEGAQDYLVKGQVDGVLLTRALRYAVERKRADENARRLREVELRQAESARLERGLLPQPLMTTDEVAVHTFYRPGRHAALIGGDFYDVVQTRPDRIDLIVGDVCGHGVDEAALGVELRVAWRALVLAGVPDDEVLPALEQVLMSERRLQEIFATVATARLDLASARATVRLAGHPPPLLLSGGKVAPVPAKGGLLLGVRPRRPVAFDLEFDTDDWSLLMYTDGLIEGRVDGGDERLDVPGLTGLLAEPANRAVPLSELPAWLVGRAEQINGGPLADDVAMLLVTRGGGR; this is encoded by the coding sequence GTGGCCCGGCCGCACCGGGGGACCGCCGCGCCGGGCGCCCCTGTCGTGCCGCGCGCCGGCGCCGGGCTGCACGGCGGCCTCCCGCCGGGCGAACGGCTGCGGGTGCTGCTGGTCGAGGACGACGAGGGCGACGCCTTCCTGGTCGGCGAGCTGCTCGCCGAGACCAACTCGATGATCGACCTGCTGGTCGCCACCAGCCTCAGCGAGGCGCGCCAGCGGGTGATGGGCGTCGACTGCGTCCTGCTCGACCTGGGCCTGCCCGACGCGCAGGGCCTGGACGGGCTGCGCCGGGTGCTGGAGATGGCCAGCGGCGCCGCGGTCTGCGTGCTGACCGGCCGCTCCGATGAGCACCTCGGCATCGTGGCGGTCGCCGAGGGCGCGCAGGACTACCTGGTCAAGGGGCAGGTCGACGGCGTCCTGCTGACCCGGGCGCTGCGCTACGCGGTGGAACGCAAGCGCGCCGACGAGAACGCCCGCCGGCTGCGCGAGGTGGAGCTGCGCCAGGCCGAGTCGGCCCGCCTGGAACGCGGCCTGCTGCCGCAGCCGCTGATGACCACCGACGAGGTGGCGGTGCACACGTTCTACCGGCCCGGCCGGCACGCGGCGCTGATCGGCGGCGACTTCTACGACGTGGTGCAGACCCGGCCGGACCGGATCGACCTGATCGTCGGCGACGTGTGCGGTCACGGCGTGGACGAGGCGGCGCTCGGCGTCGAGCTGCGCGTCGCCTGGCGGGCGCTGGTGCTGGCCGGGGTGCCCGACGACGAGGTGCTGCCCGCCCTGGAGCAGGTGCTGATGAGCGAGCGTCGGCTCCAGGAGATCTTCGCGACGGTGGCCACCGCCCGGCTCGACCTGGCGTCCGCCCGGGCCACCGTACGGCTCGCCGGTCATCCGCCGCCGCTGCTGCTCAGCGGCGGTAAGGTCGCCCCGGTGCCGGCCAAGGGTGGGCTGCTGCTCGGCGTCCGACCCCGCCGCCCCGTTGCCTTCGACCTGGAGTTCGACACCGATGACTGGTCCCTGCTGATGTACACCGACGGCCTCATCGAGGGTCGGGTCGACGGCGGCGACGAACGGCTCGACGTGCCCGGGCTGACCGGTCTGCTCGCCGAACCGGCCAACCGCGCGGTGCCGCTGTCCGAGCTGCCCGCCTGGCTGGTCGGCCGTGCCGAGCAGATCAACGGCGGCCCGCTCGCCGACGACGTGGCGATGTTGCTGGTGACCCGGGGCGGGGGGCGTTAG
- a CDS encoding tetratricopeptide repeat protein: protein MDLLAEYRRATMFFDSGDPTGAARLLEPIIEAEPDNSSVRQLLARAYFQSAQLNRAEEHLRELVDRDPSDHYAHHVLGRTLERMNRPADALRHLRIAAAMHSTNTDYATALRRVEGRVGR from the coding sequence GTGGACCTTCTGGCGGAGTACCGGCGGGCGACCATGTTCTTCGACTCGGGGGATCCGACCGGGGCGGCCCGGCTGCTCGAGCCGATCATCGAGGCGGAGCCCGACAACTCCTCGGTGCGGCAGTTGCTGGCCCGCGCCTACTTCCAGTCGGCCCAGCTCAACCGGGCCGAGGAGCACCTGCGTGAGCTGGTCGACCGGGACCCGAGCGACCACTACGCGCACCACGTGCTCGGTCGCACGCTGGAGCGGATGAACCGGCCGGCGGACGCGCTGCGACACCTGCGCATCGCGGCGGCCATGCACTCCACGAACACCGACTACGCCACGGCCCTTCGCCGGGTCGAGGGGCGAGTCGGTCGTTAG
- a CDS encoding dihydrofolate reductase family protein, which yields MSKVTTGATMSLDGYVADPSHGGFEHLFQWYDNGDVAVPTANPDMTFRTSAASAEHIRALVGRTGALVVGRTLFDLTNGWGGRHPMDKPVVVVTHRVPDGWDAEGESFVFVTDGIERAIERAHALAGGKEVGVNGGTIARQVLEAGLLDEVHVDLVPVLLGDGIPFFSGLGIAPVQLEGPFRVVEGVGVTHLAYRVPRSA from the coding sequence ATGAGCAAGGTGACCACCGGCGCGACCATGTCCCTCGACGGCTACGTCGCCGACCCGTCGCACGGCGGGTTCGAGCACCTCTTCCAGTGGTACGACAACGGCGACGTGGCGGTGCCGACGGCGAACCCGGACATGACGTTCCGAACGTCGGCGGCCAGCGCCGAACACATCCGCGCGCTGGTCGGGCGCACCGGGGCGCTGGTCGTCGGCCGCACGCTGTTCGACCTGACCAACGGCTGGGGCGGCCGGCACCCGATGGACAAGCCGGTGGTCGTGGTGACCCACCGGGTGCCGGACGGCTGGGACGCCGAGGGCGAGTCGTTCGTGTTCGTCACCGACGGCATCGAGCGGGCCATCGAACGCGCCCACGCCCTCGCCGGCGGCAAGGAGGTCGGGGTGAACGGCGGGACGATCGCGCGGCAGGTGCTGGAGGCCGGGCTGCTGGACGAGGTGCACGTGGACCTGGTGCCGGTGCTGCTCGGCGACGGGATCCCGTTCTTCTCCGGCCTCGGGATCGCGCCGGTGCAGTTGGAGGGGCCGTTCCGGGTGGTCGAGGGGGTCGGCGTCACCCACCTGGCCTACCGGGTGCCCCGCTCCGCCTGA
- a CDS encoding Smr/MutS family protein codes for MKLKLDLHDIYNKGHDIDRALRGIMDEAVAKKATLVEIIPGKGSGALKKKVLRFLDQKDVKQLYHRVEKDSKNFGRLFVHFRWK; via the coding sequence GTGAAGCTCAAGCTCGACCTCCACGACATCTACAACAAGGGCCACGACATCGACCGCGCGTTGCGCGGGATCATGGACGAGGCGGTGGCGAAGAAGGCCACCCTCGTGGAGATCATCCCGGGTAAGGGCTCCGGCGCGCTCAAGAAGAAGGTGCTGCGCTTCCTCGACCAGAAGGACGTCAAGCAGCTCTACCACCGGGTCGAGAAGGACTCGAAGAACTTCGGCCGCCTGTTCGTGCACTTCCGCTGGAAGTAG
- a CDS encoding TetR/AcrR family transcriptional regulator has product MTPPNTARRRETSRRAILTAAFDLLQEVDYAKVSIEGIASRAGVGKQTIYRWWPSKGAVVFDAFLMLSESPEGGPVRLPDTGDLTADLTEVLRATVAELTDPRYEPPMRALATEIAHDAELAAAYAERLDGPLREAKRERLRRAQRAGQLADDLDLDVAVDLIWGPVFQRWLHRAGPLTTDWTDRLVTTALDGLRPRR; this is encoded by the coding sequence ATGACGCCGCCGAACACGGCCCGCCGGCGCGAGACCTCCCGCCGCGCCATCCTCACCGCCGCCTTCGACCTGCTCCAGGAGGTCGACTACGCGAAGGTCAGCATCGAGGGCATCGCGAGCCGTGCCGGCGTCGGCAAACAGACCATCTACCGCTGGTGGCCGTCCAAGGGCGCGGTCGTCTTCGACGCGTTCCTCATGCTCAGCGAGAGCCCCGAGGGCGGGCCGGTGCGCCTGCCGGACACCGGCGACCTGACCGCCGACCTGACCGAGGTGCTCCGCGCCACGGTGGCCGAGCTGACCGACCCCCGGTACGAGCCACCGATGCGCGCGCTGGCCACCGAGATCGCCCACGACGCCGAGCTGGCAGCCGCGTACGCCGAGCGGTTGGACGGCCCGCTGCGGGAGGCGAAACGCGAGCGCCTGCGCCGCGCCCAGCGGGCCGGCCAACTCGCCGACGACCTCGACCTCGACGTCGCGGTGGACCTGATCTGGGGACCGGTGTTCCAACGATGGCTCCACCGCGCCGGACCGCTCACGACGGACTGGACGGACCGCCTGGTCACCACCGCGCTCGACGGGCTCCGACCCCGCCGCTGA
- a CDS encoding M28 family peptidase, producing MQDDAHPRRSTPRSSRGRTPTRPADRAFAKPRRRLLAAVAAPVALLAVGAGVLVGLATPTPRPADAPAGEFSAARAYRNVEVVAARPHVAGSAANDRVREHLVGTLRGLGLETEVQDAVAPEAGQLSSAAGGATLARVRNVVARLPGTDPTGRVFLVAHYDSVQTGPGGNDDAAGTAAILEVARALSTGPRPRNDVVFVLTDAEEACLCGAAGFAADHPLAADGGVVLNLEARGSTGPVIMFETSRNNAKLVDVFGRAAPHPVGTSFAVEIYRALPNDTDFTAFGDRKFVGLNSAYIDGGAIYHTPLDVPARMDRGSLQMHGDNALGLAREFGRTDLGDLRSGHDDTYFPVLGGLARYPGWLTLPLAVAALLAVGALGWLLRRRGRATVGTLAAGAGLTLVPVVVAPLGAWLLWAAITTIRPGYAELLDPYRPVWYRLAVVALAATVLLCWYALSRRRVGPAALAFGGLLWLALFGVLLAVLVPGGAYLTTLPALAGAVAGLAALATRLDGPWPVVAVTLAGAVAVVVLLPPVVLLFPALGMGMGAVAALVAVLLGLALLPVVDLLHPRAGGQRGLLALRARRLGALPAGAAFVATVVLAGVGLAVDRFDADHPVPTHLMYALDAGTKKAAWLSREEKPQPWTDRYVDRTISVIDDFPGLGDDELRAGPAVAAPLPAPKVETLDDSRNGGQRVLRLRVTPQRQVRLLTLHVDTGTATVRAASAAGRNVPLKARDGRWGFGIVFHAPPPEGVEVTLTLVPRGETVSVRAMDASDGLSGLPGFRPRPANVGVVGSHSSELLAVAQTYSL from the coding sequence GTGCAGGATGATGCCCACCCCCGTAGATCCACCCCGAGGAGTTCCCGTGGGCGCACCCCCACCCGCCCCGCCGACCGGGCGTTCGCCAAGCCCCGCCGCCGGCTGCTCGCCGCCGTCGCCGCGCCGGTCGCGCTGCTCGCCGTCGGGGCGGGCGTCCTGGTCGGCCTGGCCACCCCGACGCCCCGCCCGGCGGACGCGCCGGCCGGCGAGTTCAGCGCCGCCCGGGCGTACCGGAACGTCGAGGTGGTCGCGGCCCGGCCGCACGTGGCCGGCAGCGCCGCCAACGACCGGGTACGCGAGCACCTGGTCGGCACGTTGCGCGGCCTGGGCCTGGAGACCGAGGTGCAGGACGCGGTCGCGCCCGAGGCCGGGCAGCTCAGCAGCGCGGCCGGCGGGGCGACGCTGGCCCGGGTCCGCAACGTGGTGGCCCGGCTCCCCGGCACCGACCCGACCGGCAGGGTCTTCCTGGTCGCGCACTACGACTCGGTGCAGACCGGGCCGGGCGGCAACGACGACGCCGCCGGCACCGCCGCCATCCTGGAGGTGGCCCGGGCGCTGAGCACCGGCCCGCGCCCCCGCAACGACGTGGTCTTCGTGCTCACCGACGCCGAGGAGGCGTGCCTCTGCGGCGCCGCCGGCTTCGCCGCCGACCACCCGCTCGCCGCCGACGGCGGGGTGGTGCTCAACCTGGAGGCGCGCGGTTCCACCGGGCCGGTGATCATGTTCGAGACGTCGCGGAACAACGCGAAGCTGGTGGACGTGTTCGGCCGGGCCGCGCCGCACCCGGTGGGCACCTCGTTCGCGGTGGAGATCTACCGGGCGCTGCCCAACGACACCGACTTCACCGCGTTCGGGGACCGGAAGTTCGTCGGGCTCAACTCCGCGTACATCGACGGTGGCGCGATCTACCACACCCCGCTGGACGTGCCGGCCCGGATGGACCGGGGCAGCCTCCAGATGCACGGCGACAACGCGCTCGGCCTGGCCCGCGAGTTCGGCCGCACCGACCTGGGCGACCTGCGCTCCGGCCACGACGACACCTACTTCCCGGTGCTCGGCGGGCTGGCCCGCTATCCCGGCTGGCTGACCCTGCCGCTGGCGGTCGCCGCACTGCTCGCCGTGGGCGCGCTGGGCTGGCTGCTGCGCCGCCGGGGCCGGGCCACCGTCGGCACGCTCGCCGCCGGCGCCGGCCTGACCCTGGTGCCGGTCGTCGTGGCCCCGCTGGGCGCGTGGCTGCTCTGGGCCGCGATCACCACGATCCGACCGGGGTACGCCGAACTGCTCGACCCGTACCGTCCGGTCTGGTACCGCCTCGCCGTGGTGGCGCTCGCCGCCACCGTGCTGCTCTGCTGGTACGCGCTGTCCCGCCGCCGGGTCGGCCCGGCCGCGCTGGCGTTCGGCGGCCTGCTCTGGCTGGCCCTGTTCGGCGTGCTGCTCGCGGTGCTGGTGCCCGGCGGCGCGTACCTCACCACCCTGCCGGCGCTGGCCGGCGCGGTCGCCGGTCTCGCGGCGCTGGCCACCCGCCTGGACGGCCCGTGGCCGGTGGTCGCGGTGACGCTGGCCGGCGCGGTGGCCGTGGTGGTGCTGCTGCCCCCGGTGGTGCTGCTCTTCCCGGCGCTCGGCATGGGCATGGGCGCGGTGGCCGCGCTGGTCGCGGTGCTGCTCGGGCTGGCCCTGCTGCCGGTGGTGGACCTGCTGCACCCGCGCGCCGGCGGCCAGCGCGGCCTGCTGGCGCTGCGCGCCCGCCGCCTCGGCGCGCTGCCGGCCGGCGCGGCGTTCGTCGCGACGGTGGTGCTCGCCGGGGTCGGCCTGGCCGTCGACCGCTTCGACGCCGACCACCCCGTGCCCACCCACCTGATGTACGCGCTGGACGCCGGCACGAAGAAGGCCGCCTGGCTCAGCCGCGAGGAGAAGCCGCAGCCCTGGACCGACCGCTACGTCGACCGGACCATCTCGGTGATCGACGACTTCCCCGGACTCGGCGACGACGAACTGCGGGCGGGCCCGGCTGTCGCGGCCCCGTTGCCGGCGCCGAAGGTGGAGACGCTCGACGACAGTCGCAACGGCGGGCAGCGGGTGCTGCGGCTGCGGGTGACGCCGCAGCGGCAGGTGCGACTGCTGACGCTGCACGTCGACACCGGCACCGCCACCGTGCGGGCCGCCTCGGCGGCCGGGCGGAACGTGCCGTTGAAGGCGCGCGACGGCCGGTGGGGCTTCGGCATCGTGTTCCACGCCCCGCCGCCGGAGGGCGTCGAGGTGACGCTGACGCTGGTTCCTCGGGGCGAGACGGTGTCGGTGCGGGCGATGGACGCCAGCGACGGGTTGTCCGGGCTGCCCGGCTTCCGGCCTCGGCCGGCGAACGTGGGCGTGGTCGGCTCACACAGCTCGGAGTTGCTGGCGGTGGCGCAGACGTACTCGCTCTAG
- a CDS encoding ROK family protein: MATTLAIDCGGGGIKASVLDAAGTMRARPLRVPTPYPLPPALFVETLRDLGARLPAADRLTVGMPGMIRHGVVVATPHYVTRAGPRSRVDPDLVAEWSGYDARGALAEAFGVPALVLNDAEVHGAGVVAGTGCELVLTLGTGLGSALFDGGTIAPHLELSHAPVRWNTTYDTYVGEPERRRLGDAFWSRRIRQVVDGLRPVFRWDRLYLGGGNSRLIRPEQVARMGDDVVVVPNTAGIVGGVRAWDLVGERYDPTP, encoded by the coding sequence GTGGCGACCACACTGGCGATCGACTGCGGGGGCGGCGGGATCAAGGCCTCCGTGCTTGACGCCGCCGGCACCATGCGGGCCCGCCCGTTGCGCGTGCCCACGCCGTACCCCCTGCCCCCGGCCTTGTTCGTGGAGACGCTGCGGGATCTCGGCGCCCGGCTGCCCGCCGCGGACCGGCTCACCGTCGGCATGCCCGGCATGATCCGGCACGGCGTGGTGGTGGCCACCCCGCACTACGTGACCCGCGCCGGGCCGCGCAGCCGGGTGGACCCGGACCTGGTCGCAGAATGGTCCGGGTACGACGCGCGCGGCGCGCTGGCCGAGGCGTTCGGCGTGCCCGCGCTGGTCCTCAACGACGCCGAGGTGCACGGCGCCGGCGTGGTCGCCGGGACCGGCTGCGAGCTGGTGCTGACGCTCGGCACCGGGCTGGGCAGCGCGCTCTTCGACGGCGGGACGATCGCCCCGCACCTGGAGCTGTCGCACGCGCCGGTGCGGTGGAACACCACCTACGACACGTACGTCGGGGAGCCGGAACGGCGGCGGCTGGGCGACGCGTTCTGGTCCCGGCGGATCCGGCAGGTGGTGGACGGCCTGCGGCCGGTCTTCCGCTGGGACCGGCTCTACCTCGGCGGCGGCAACTCCCGGCTGATCCGGCCGGAGCAGGTCGCCAGGATGGGGGACGATGTCGTGGTCGTCCCGAACACGGCGGGAATCGTGGGTGGTGTCCGAGCCTGGGATCTGGTGGGCGAAAGGTACGACCCCACGCCCTGA
- a CDS encoding ABC-F family ATP-binding cassette domain-containing protein — MSATLIAKDLTAGHGDRLLFSDLSLVVAPGDVIGLVGVNGAGKSTLLRTLAGRQPREQGSVALNPPSATVGYLPQEPERRPGETVRDFLSRRTGVTAAQAALDAATEALTAGAAGADDAYAIALERWLDLGGADLDERAEQVAAELGLDVGLDHPTVGLSGGQAARAGLASLLLSRYDIFLLDEPTNDLDLAGLDRLERFVTGLRAGTVLVSHDREFLTRTVNRIVELDLHQRQVNHYGGGYAAFLEERAVARRHAREEFEEYADTKADLEARARTQRAWMEKGVKNARRKATDNDKIGRKFRAESTEKQAAKAKQTARLIERLEVVEEPRKEWELRMEIAAAPRAGAVVASLRGAVVRRGAFTLGPVDLQVDWADRVAITGANGSGKSTLLAALLGRLPLDEGHAALGPGVVVGEVDQARGLFLGDQPLLDAFAAAVPDLNPADVRTLLAKFGLRADHVLRPAATLSPGERTRAALALLQGRGVNLLVLDEPTNHLDLAAIEQLESALATYPGTLLLVTHDRRMLDAVSVNRRLRVTDGRIAED; from the coding sequence ATGAGCGCCACGTTGATCGCCAAGGATCTCACCGCCGGCCACGGTGACCGCCTCCTCTTCTCCGACCTGAGCCTGGTCGTCGCGCCCGGCGACGTGATCGGCCTGGTCGGGGTGAACGGGGCCGGCAAGTCCACGCTGCTGCGCACGCTCGCCGGCCGCCAGCCCCGCGAGCAGGGGTCGGTGGCGTTGAACCCGCCCAGCGCCACGGTCGGCTACCTGCCGCAGGAGCCGGAACGCCGGCCGGGTGAGACGGTCCGCGACTTCCTGTCCCGGCGCACCGGCGTGACCGCCGCGCAGGCCGCGCTGGACGCCGCCACCGAGGCGCTGACCGCGGGGGCGGCCGGCGCCGACGACGCGTACGCGATCGCTCTGGAACGGTGGTTGGACCTGGGCGGCGCGGACCTGGACGAGCGGGCCGAGCAGGTCGCCGCGGAGCTGGGCCTCGACGTCGGCCTGGACCATCCGACGGTCGGGCTGTCCGGCGGGCAGGCGGCCCGCGCCGGGCTGGCGTCGCTGCTGCTCAGCCGCTACGACATCTTCCTGCTGGACGAGCCCACCAACGACCTCGACCTGGCCGGGCTGGACCGACTGGAACGCTTCGTCACCGGGCTGCGCGCCGGCACCGTGCTGGTCAGCCACGACCGCGAGTTCCTCACCCGGACGGTGAACCGGATCGTCGAGCTGGACCTGCACCAGCGGCAGGTCAACCACTACGGCGGTGGCTACGCGGCCTTCCTGGAGGAGCGCGCCGTGGCGCGCCGGCACGCCCGCGAGGAGTTCGAGGAGTACGCCGACACGAAGGCCGACCTGGAGGCGCGCGCCCGGACCCAGCGGGCCTGGATGGAGAAGGGCGTGAAGAACGCCCGGCGCAAGGCCACCGACAACGACAAGATCGGCCGCAAGTTCCGGGCCGAGTCGACCGAGAAGCAGGCCGCGAAGGCCAAGCAGACCGCCCGGCTGATCGAGCGGCTGGAGGTGGTCGAGGAGCCGCGCAAGGAGTGGGAGCTGCGGATGGAGATCGCCGCCGCGCCCCGCGCCGGTGCCGTCGTGGCCTCGCTCCGAGGAGCGGTGGTACGCCGGGGCGCCTTCACGCTCGGGCCGGTGGACCTCCAGGTCGACTGGGCCGACCGGGTGGCGATCACCGGGGCGAACGGCTCCGGCAAGAGCACCCTGCTGGCCGCGCTGCTGGGCCGGCTACCGCTGGACGAGGGGCACGCCGCGCTCGGCCCTGGCGTGGTGGTCGGCGAGGTCGACCAGGCCCGGGGGCTGTTCCTCGGCGACCAGCCGCTGCTGGACGCGTTCGCCGCCGCCGTACCCGATCTCAACCCGGCGGACGTCCGGACGCTGCTGGCCAAGTTCGGCCTGCGCGCCGACCACGTGCTGCGCCCGGCGGCGACGCTGTCTCCCGGCGAGCGGACCCGGGCCGCGTTGGCGCTGCTCCAGGGTCGTGGCGTCAACCTGCTGGTGCTCGACGAGCCGACGAACCACCTCGACCTGGCCGCGATCGAGCAGTTGGAGTCGGCGCTGGCGACCTATCCCGGCACGCTGCTGTTGGTGACCCACGACCGGCGGATGCTCGACGCGGTGAGCGTGAACCGGCGGCTGCGGGTGACGGACGGACGGATCGCCGAGGACTGA